The DNA segment ACCCGGGCAGTCTACGTGAGCGTAGTGACGGTTGTCGGTTTCGTATTCTACGTGCGAGGTGTTGATGGTAATACCGCGTTCGCGTTCTTCCGGCGCTTTGTCGATCTGGCTGTAGTCCTGGAATTCCGCTTTGCCGCTTTCCGAAAGAACTTTCGTGATCGCTGCGGTCAGGGTTGTTTTACCATGGTCAACGTGACCGATGGTACCGATATTAACGTGCGGTTTGCTGCGTTCAAAATGTGCTTTTGCCATAGGGGTAATTTCCTCCTTTGAATAAAAAATAGCTATTCATATTTTAACGCAAAAAAACAATAACGGCAAGGGTTTGCCAATTTTATGTAATAAAAAAACCTCTCTGCAGAGGTATAGTGGTGGCGGCGCAGGGATTTGAACCCCGGACACTGCGGGTATGAACCGCATGCTCTAGCCAACTGAGCTACGCCGCCATGCTGGAGCTGATGACCGGGATTGAACCGGTGACCTTATCCTTACCAAGGATACGCTCTACCGACTGAGCTACATCAGCTTATCCTTTGGCAATTTATCTGAAAGGAATTAGATGACTTGGTTGCGGGGGTAGGATTTGAACCTACGACCTTCGGGTTATGAGCCCGACGAGCTACCAACTGCTCCACCCCGCGATGTTCAATGGTGGAGGGAGAAGGATTCGAACCTTCGAAGGCAATAGCCGGCAGATTTACAGTCTGCTCCCTTTGGCCGCTCGGGAATCCCTCCATGCAATGCTGGAGCTGGCGATAGGACTTGAACCCACAACCTACTGATTACAAATCAGTTGCTCTACCGATTGAGCTACGCCAGCATGCGTCATAACAAAATTAATTATACTGATGCGGCCGGGTCTTGTCAAGTGCTTCTTTCCTTGCTCCTTTGTTTTGCTGACTTTCATAGTCTAACATAATTTTTTCGTTTTGGCTACTCTTTTTTGACAAAATCTTCAGGGCATTCTGCGATCTGAAGCGGAATTGTAAGCGACTGCAAAACAGCGCAAACATCCGCTTTTGTATCCTCGGTCGCGCGAACACGAGCGATCCCCATGCGGGGATCGACGGTTGTCACCACACCTAAATATTCGTACCCTTCCAAAATACGCACAACATGCGTAATATAGCGACGTTCTGTTTGAAAGTACACTTCGCCCTCACGCATGGATTTTCCTCCGCATCAGACTGTGTTTAGTGACCGCTTGCTGCATCGGCAGACGTACGAGCATCCGCGGATGCGGCGCTCGGGAAATGGCTTCTCCTTCCTCATCGGTCATCTGTTCAATTTTCTGCG comes from the Negativicoccus succinicivorans genome and includes:
- a CDS encoding GTP-binding protein → MAKAHFERSKPHVNIGTIGHVDHGKTTLTAAITKVLSESGKAEFQDYSQIDKAPEERERGITINTSHVEYETDNRHYAHVDCPG
- a CDS encoding DUF4911 domain-containing protein codes for the protein MREGEVYFQTERRYITHVVRILEGYEYLGVVTTVDPRMGIARVRATEDTKADVCAVLQSLTIPLQIAECPEDFVKKE